Genomic window (Streptomyces sp. RerS4):
CTGCCCCACGTCGTGCACGACGGTGATGCCCGGATGCTGGAGCCGCGCCCCGATGGTGGCCTCCCGCCGGAACCGGGCGATCAGCTCCTCGTTGGTCGCCGCGTCCAGCAGCACCTTCACCGCCACGGCCCGGTCCAGGGCCTGGTCGTGCCCGGCCCACACCTCACCCATGCCGCCCGCGCCCAGCCGCCGGTCCAGCCGGTACCGGTCCGCCAGCAGATCCCCCACCCGCACCGCGAAGCCCCCTGACACCACGTCAATCGTCGATCCCAGGGGGCATTGTCCACGCCGGACGTGTCGAACAGGGGTCGCCTAGGGGGTGTCTTTCGGATCAGGCCGGGCTCGCGGTGGCCGGCACCGCGCCTCGCCGCGTTGTCGTCGGTCGCCGACGCTCCGCGTCGACTCCCTCCTCCGCCTTGCGATGCACGGCACCCACCACCGCTCCCTGAGCCGGCCTGACCCGAAAGACACCCCCTAGCGCGTATCGGTCCGGCGGCGGATCCGGCTGCCGAGCCACACCAGGGGGTCGTACTTGCGGTCCACGGCCCGCTCCTTCAGCGGGATCAGGGCGTTGTCGGTGATCTTGATGCCCTCCGGGCAGACCTCCGTACAGCACTTGGTGATGTTGCAGTAGCCCAGGCCGTGGTCCTCCTGCGCCGCCCGCTTGCGGTCCAGGCCCGCTTCCGCCGCCGCGTCCAGCGGGTGCATGTCCAGCTCGGCGACCCGCATCAGGAAGCGCGGCCCGGCGAAAGCCGTCTTGTTCTCCTCGTGGTCGCGCACCACATGACAGGTGTCCTGGCACAGGAAGCACTCGATGCACTTGCGGAACTCCTGCGAGCGTTCCACGTCCACCTGGGCCATCCGGTACTCGCCCGCCGCCACGCCCTCCGGCGGCACGAAGGACGGCACCTCGCGCGCCTTGGCGTAGTTGAACGACACGTCCGTCACCAGGTCCCGCACCACCGGAAAGGCCCGCAACGGGGTGATCGTGACCGTCTCCTCCGGCGCGAAGACCGACATACGCGTCATGCACATCAGCCGGGGCCGCCCGTTGACCTCCGCACTGCACGAGCCGCACTTGCCGGCCTTGCAGTTCCACCGCACCGCCAGGTCCGGGGCCTGCGTGGCCTGGATGCGGTGCACGATGTCGAGGACCACCTCCCCGTCGTTCACCTCGACCGTGAAGTCCCGCAGTTCCCCGCTCTGCGCGTCGCCGCGCCAGACCCGGAAGGCGGCATCGTAAGCAGTCACCCGTACAGCTCCTCTTCGGCGAGGTACTTGGCCAGCTCTTCCTTCTCGAACAGCGCGAGCAGGTCGGGGCGGATGGGGTCGGTCCGGGTGCGTACGAGGACGATCCGGTCGGCCGCCGGATCGGCCGGCTCCGGCTCCACCGGCCGGCACAGCAGGTTCACCGGCCGCCACTCCCGCTCCATCGCCGGGCAGTCCTCCCGCGTGTGCCCGCCCCGGCTCTCCGTGCGCTCCAGCGCCGCGCGGGCCACGCACTCGCTGACCAGCAGCATGTTCCGCAGGTCCAGGGCCAGGTGCCAGCCGGGGTTGAACTGCCGGTGCCCCTCGACGCCGGCGCGGGCCGCCCGTACCCGCAGGGACGCCAGCCGCTCCAGGGCCTCGGCCATCTCCGCCTCCCGACGGATGATGCCGACCAGGTCGTTCATGGTCGTCTGGAGCTCCTGGTGCAGCGTGTACGGGTTCTCCGCGCCCTCGGCCGCCTGGAAGGGGGCCAGCGCCTCGGCCGCCGCCGCGTCCACCTCCTCCGGGGACACCTCGGCCCGTCCGGCGGACGCGGCGTGCTCCGCCGCGTGCAGTCCCGCCCGGCGGCCGAAGACCAGCAGGTCGGAGAGGGAGTTGCCGCCCAGCCGGTTCGAGCCGTGCATCCCGCCCGCGACCTCGCCGGCCGCGAACAGCCCCGGCACCCCGACGGCGGCGGCGCTCTCCGAGTCCACCGCGATCCCGCCCATCACGTAGTGGCAGGTCGGGCCGACCTCCATCGGCTCGGCGGTGATGTCCACGTCCGCCAGCTCCTTGAACTGGTGATACATGGAAGGGAGGCGCCGGCGGATCCTGTCCGCCGGCATCCGGGTCGCGATGTCCAGGAACACCCCGCCGTGCGGGGAGCCGCGACCCGCCTTCACCTCGGCGTTGATGGCCCGTGCCACCTCGTCGCGGGGCAGCAGTTCGGGCGGGCGCCGGTTGTGGTCGGGGTCCTCGTACCAGCGGTCGCCCTCCTCCTCGGACTGGGCGTACTTCTCCTTGAACACGTCCGGGACGTAGTCGAACATGAACCGCTTGCCCTCGGAGTTGCGCAGCACCCCGCCGTCGCCGCGCACCGACTCGGTGACGAGGATGCCCTTCACCGACGGCGGCCAGACCATGCCCGTCGGGTGGAACTGCACGAACTCCATGTTCAGCAGCGGCGCCCCGGCGAGCAGGGCCAGCGCGTGGCCGTCGCCGGTGTACTCCCAGGAGTTGGAGGTGGTCTTGAAGGACTTGCCGATGCCGCCGGTGGCCAGCACCACGGCGGGCGCCTCCAGGACGAAGAACCGGCCCGACTCGCGCTCGTAGCAGAAGGCCCCCGAGACCCTCGGCCCGTCCTGCGCGCCGCGATCCTTCAACACCCTGGTGACCGTGCACTCCTGGAAGACCTTGAGCCGGGCCTCGTGGTCCCCGAACTCCTTGAAGTCCTCCTGCTGGAGCTGGACGATCTTCTGCTGGAGGGTCCGGATCAGCTCCAGGCCCGTACGGTCGCCGACGTGCGCGAGCCGCGGGTACTCGTGGCCGCCGAAGTTGCGCTGCGAGATCCGCCCGTCGGGGGTGCGGTCGAAGAGCGCGCCCCAGGTCTCCAGTTCCCAGACCCGGTCCGGGGCCTCCTTCGCGTGCAGCTCCGCCATCCGCCACTGGTTGAGGAACTTGCCGCCGCGCATGGTGTCGCGGAAGTGGACCTGCCAGTTGTCGTGGTCGTTGACGTTGCCCATGGAGGCGGCGATCCCGCCCTCCGCCATCACCGTGTGGGCCTTGCCGAAGAGGGACTTGCAGATCACGGCCGTACGGGCGCCCCGTTCGCGGGCCTCGATCGCGGCCCGCAGCCCGGCGCCACCCGCCCCGACCACGACCACGTCCCACGCCTGCCGTTCCACCTGTGTCATATCAGAAGATCCTCGGGTCGGTGAAGGCGCCGGTGGCCAGCAGGTACACGTAGAGGTCGCACAGGGCGACGCTGATCAGCGAGGCCCACGCGAGCTCCATGTGACGGGCGTTGAGCCGGCTGGTCCAGCCCCACAGGCGGTAGCGCACCGGGTGCTTCGAGAAGTGCTTGAGGCGGCCGCCCATGATGTGCCGGCAGGAGTGGCAGGACAGCGTGTAGGCCCAGATCAGCACGATGTTGACGAGGAACACCAGCGTCCCCACGCCCATGTGGCCCCACGCGTAGTGCTCGTCCCGGAAGGCCAGCACGGTGTCGTAGGTGAGGATGCCCGCGACCGGCACCGCCGCGTAGAAGAAGTAGCGGTGCAGGTTCTGGAGGATCAACGGGAAGCGGGTCTCACCCGTGTACGAGGCGTGCGGCTCGGCGACGGCGCAGGCGGGCGGCGAGGCCCAGAACCCGCGGTAGTAGGCCTTCCGGTAGTAGTAGCAGGTCAGCCGGAAGCCGAGCGGGAAGACCAGGATCAGCAGGGCGGGGGACAGGCCCCACCAGCTGCCGAACAGGTCCCAGTTGGGACCGCCGCGCATCGTCTCGCAGTTCTCCGCCAGGCAGGGCGAGTAGAACGGCGAGACGTACGGGGCCGCGTAGTAGTGGTCGTTGGCGAAGGCCCGCCAGGTCGAGTAGACGATGAAGGCGAGCAGCCCGGCGGCGGTGCCGGCGGGCGACAACCACCACCGGTCGGTGCGCAGGTGCCGGGCCGCGATCGCGGCCCGCGAGGGGGCGTGTACGCCTGCGGGCCGCTGTCGGGGTGGTTCCGTGCCTGTGGCCAAAGGAAACTCCGCGGGGAGTGACGGGGGTGGCCCAGGAGGACCGGCCGCGCGGTGCGGCCGGTCCCGATGGGGTGGACGGGGACGTGGGCCGGGGCGCACGTCCGGGAGCTACGCGACGCGACGCTACGGCGCCACGGGGGGCGCGTACGTCATGGCGCGCGGCGGTCGCGCGCGCCGAGCCCCTCGTCGTCGCTGTCGGTCCACAGGGTGCTGTCGTACGGGGTGTCCGGGACGGGGACCATCGCCTCCCGGCCGGCCGGCCGGGTTGCGGGGGTCGGCGACTGCCGGGCGATGTCCTGCTCCAGCCGCTCCACCGAGCGGACCAGTTCGTTCAGGTTGCGTCGTACGGCGGTCAGATCGTCTTGCAGGGACATGGTGACCTCACTTCCGCGGGTGCGATGGCATCGCTCACGGGCGCCTGCGAGTGTCGCGCCTCCCGTCCCCCGTTGTGAAGGGACGTGCAGCGATCGCCGGTGCGCAGACGGGTGCCGTGCGCCCCTCCCCGCCCCCATTGTCGTCCCTCGTACGGGGGACCGCCCGCCCGTGCCGCAACCCGGATTGGTCCGCACGGGTGGGGTTCGCGGCGTGGCGGGGGTGCGGTCCGCGGGAGCGGGTGGGCCGTCGATTTCAGTGGGTTCCGGCACCAGTGTGATCAGCTCCATATACCGCCGAACGTGATCACAGCGCGCACCTTCACGCCCCCCGTTGTTCACGGCCCCCACGCCCCGCCCCGGAGGTACCACCCATGACCCAGAGAAGGCGCCGGTCCTTGGCGCTCCTCACCTCGGGAGTCCTCGCACTGCCGCTCCTCGCGGGCTGCGGCGCGGGTGAGGACGAGGGCGGACCCGTCGCGGCCGGACAGGACATCGCGACGACGGCCCGCGACAAGGTGGCCGACGGCGGCGTGCTGCGCTGGGCCGTGGACACCCTCCCGCAGACCCTGAACTCCTTCCAGGCCGACGCCGACGCCACCACCAACCGCATCGCCGGCGCCGTGCTGCCGCAGCTGTTCACCCTCGACGCCAAGGGGCGGCCGGTGGCCAATCCGGACTACCTGGAGAAGGCCGAGGTCGTCGAGCGCGAACCCAAGCAGGTCGTGCTGTACAAGCTCAACCAGCAGGCGGTGTGGAGCGACGGCCGGGAGATCGGCGCGCCCGACTTCGTCGCCCAGTGGAGGGCGCTGAACGGCAAGGACTCGGCGTACTGGACCGCGCGCAACGCGGGCTACGAACGGATCGAGAAGATCGAACGCGGCAAGACCGACCTGGAGGTCAAGGTCACCTTCGTCAAGCCGTACGCGGACTGGCGCGCGCTGTTCAGCCCGCTCTACCCCAAGCAGGTCATGGGCACCCCGGACGCCTTCAACGAGGGCGCCCGCGGCACCCTCAAGGTCACCGCCGGACCCTTCAACCTCGGGGCCGTCGACAAGAAGAACGCCACCACGGCCCTGACCCGCAACCCGCGCTGGTGGGGGGCGCCCGCCAAGCTGGACACCCTCGTCCTGACGGCCGTGCCCCGGGCCGGCAGGCCGTCGGCGCTGGCCTCCGGGAAGGTCGACATCGCCGAGATCGACCGCGCCGGCGTCGACCGGATCGCGCTCGCCCACCGCGACGCGGGCCGCGTCGACGGCCGCCACGGGCCCGGCGCCACGCTCACGCCCGCCCAGGCCACCCTGTCCTGGGCGCTGGCCCACGGCCCCGACGAGACCAAGGCCGTCGAGGAGCAGGAGAGCCGCCGCAAGAGCGCCGAGGCGGTCCGCAGGTACGCCGACGAGCAGAAGGCCCTGCGCGGCTTCACGGTCCGCAAGTCCCTGGAGCCGGTCTACACCCAGCTGGCCATGAACGGCACCTCCGGACCCCTGACCGACGAGCGGGTCCGTCGGGCCATCGCACGGGCCCTGGACCGCAAGGCGCTCGCCGAGGCGGTCCTCAAGCCCCTCGGCCTGCCCGCGAAGCCCGTCGGCAGCCACCTGGCGCTGGCCGGGCAGCAGGCGTACGCGGACAACAGCGACGCCCTCGGCGGCCAGGACACCCAGGCGGCCCAGGCCCTCCTCGCGGACGCGGGCTGGCGCAAGGGCGGCAAGCTCACCGAGCCCGTCGGCGCCAAGGCGGGCGCGCAGAGCGCCGAGAACTCCGCGCAGGACGACTCCAAGACCCCGGCGGGCCCCGGCACCGGCAACGACGGCCTCTACATCGTCGGCCAGGACGACGGGCGCAATGACGACGGGCGCAACGACGAACTGCGCTCCGCGACCGCGAACCTCCCCGCCGGAAAGGCAGGCGAGCGCCCCGACGGCGCCCTGCCCGAAGGCGTCCCGCCGATCCTGGCCCCCGGCTCGCTGGCCGCCGAGCAGGAGGAGCTCCTGCTGCGCCAGGCCGAGGCCCTCGACGACGGCAAGCGGGCCGCGGCCGAGGGGGCGGGGGAGGAGGGTGAGGGCGACGACGACAAGGAACCCGCGAAGTCCACCCCCGCGCCCGCACCCGCCCAGCAGAGCGTGCGCACCTCCGGAGCCATGCTCGCCAAGGACGGCAAGCCGCTCAGCCTGCGCTTCGTCCTCCCGTCAGGACCCGGCTCGGAGGCGCTGCGCACCGTCGGTGACCGGATCTCCCGGATGCTGAAGCAGGTCGGCATCGCCACGGAGGTGAAGAAGGTCGCGGACGAGAGCTTCTTCAAGGACCACATCGCCTCGGGCCAGTACGACCTGGCCCTCTACTCCTGGCCCGCGACGGCCTACCCGGCCACCGACGCCCGTCCGATCTTCGCGAAGCCGGAGCCGGCCGCCGACGGCTCGCTCCTCGTCGAACAGAACTACACCCGGGTCGGCACCGACCACATCGACCAGCTCTTCGACCAGGCGGTCGGCGAGCTGGACGAGGCGCAGGCCCGCGAGCTGATGCGCAAGGCGGACGCCCGTATCTGGGCAGCCGCCGGCTCCATCCCGCTCTACCAGCGCCCCGAGCTGGTCGCCACGAAGCCGAGCCTGGCCAACGCCGGCGCCTTCGGCCTCGGATCCCCCCGCTACCAGGACATCGGCTGGAAGAAGCCGCCCACCGCCAAGAACAAGAAGAAGTAGTGACAAACGGGTGCCGAACAGGTTGACCCTCGGGTCACAACCTCAGAAGTGACTCAAGTTCCTTGCCCGCCGGCAGACCCGGCGGGCAAGGTCGTGGGTACCCGTTGACCCGTGTGTATCCCGCGTAGAACCCCGTACGAACGCCGTACGAACCCCGCTCCGCCCACAGCCGCCACCCCCCGTCCGGACCCCACCCGGAAGCGGTCTGTGCTCAGTCGTCCGGCCTCTTGACAGACCCCCCGGCAGCCGGTTCCCGCCGGCCGACGTACGATGGGGTAAGGCCGTGGCAGGTTTTCCGCCCGGTCGAGGCGCGCGTGCCAGGCCGTACGCGACGCCATCCACGATCCCGGGAGAAGCGCCGAAGTGCCCACGCGCCACGACATCCGTAACGTCGCCATCGTCGCCCACGTCGACCATGGCAAGACGACCATCGTCGATGCCATGCTCAAGCAGGCCGGTGCCTTCGCCGCCCACCAGCAGCTCGACGACCGCATGATGGACTCGAACGACCTGGAGCGTGAGAAGGGCATCACGATCCTCGCCAAGAACACGGCGGTGAAGTATCACCCCAAGGACGGCGGGGCCCCGATCACGATCAACATCATCGACACCCCCGGCCACGCCGACTTCGGTGGTGAGGTCGAGCGCGGTCTGTCGATGGTGGACGCGGTCGTTCTGCTGGTGGACGCCTCCGAGGGTCCGCTGCCCCAGACCCGCTTCGTGCTGCGCAAGGCGCTGCAGGCGAAGATGCCGGTCATCCTCTGCATCAACAAGACCGACCGCCCGGACTCCCGGATCGACGAGGTCGTCAACGAGACGTACGACCTCTTCCTGGACCTGGACGCGGACGAAGACCAGATCGAGTTCCCGATCGTCTACGCCTGCGGCCGTGACGGCGTCGCCTCGCTGACCAAGCCCGAGGACGGCACCGTCCCCGCGGACAGCGACAGCCTCGAGCCGTTCTTCTCCACGATCCTGGAGCACGTCCCGGCCCCGGTGTACGACGAGGAGGCCCCCCTCCAGGCCCACGTCACCAACCTGGACGCCGACAACTTCCTCGGCCGCATCGCGCTGCTGCGCGTCGAGCAGGGCGAGCTGCGCAAGGGCCAGACCGTCGCGTGGATCAAGCGCGACGGCACCATGTCGAACGTCCGCATCACCGAGCTGATGATGACCGAGGCGCTCACCCGCAAGCCGGCCGAGGTGGCGGGCCCGGGTGACATCTGCGCGGTCGCCGGTATCCCCGACATCATGATCGGCGAGACCCTGGCCGACCCGGAGAACCCGATCGCCCTGCCGCTGATCTCGGTGGACGAGCCGGCGATCTCCATGACCATCGGTACGAACACCTCCCCGATGGTCGGCCGCGGCGGCACGGGCAAGGGCGCGGACGCCAAGTCCGCCGTCAAGGACCGCAAGGTCACCGCCCGCCAGGTCAAGGACCGCCTCGACCGCGAGCTGATCGGTAACGTCTCGCTGCGCGTCCTCGACACCGAGCGTCCTGACGCCTGGGAGGTCCAGGGCCGTGGTGAGCTCGCGCTCGCCATCCTGGTCGAGCAGATGCGCCGCGAGGGCTTCGAGCTGACCATCGGCAAGCCGCAGGTCGTCACGCAGGAGATCGACGGCAAGGTGCACGAGCCGGTCGAGCGCATGACGATCGACGTCCCCGAGGAGCACATGGGCGCGGTCACGCAGCTCATGGGCGTCCGCAAGGGCCGCATGGACAACATGTCGAACCACGGCTCCGGCTGGGTCCGCATGGAGTTCGTCGTCCCGTCCCGCGGCCTCATCGGCTTCCGTACGGAGTTCCTGACGAACACCCGCGGTACCGGTATCGCCCACTCCATCCACGAGGGCCACGAGCCGTGGTTCGGCCCGCTGGTCACCCGTAACAACGGTTCGCTGGTCGCGGACCGCGCGGGTGCGGTCACGCCGTTCGCGATGATCAACCTGCAGGAGCGCGGCGTCCTGTTCACCGAGCCCGGCACCGAGGTGTACGAGGGCATGATCGTCGGCGAGAACTCGCGCTCCGACGACATGGACGTGAACATCACCAAGGAGAAGAAGCTCACCAACATGCGTGCGGCTTCCGCGGACAACACGGAGAACGTGATCCCGCCGCGCAAGCTCTCCCTGGAGCAGTCCCTGGAGTTCTGCCGCGACGACGAGTGCGTCGAGGTGACCCCGGAGGCCGTGCGTATCCGCAAGGTCGTCCTGGACCAGAAGGAGCGCTCGCGCACCGCGTCGCGCGCCAAGTCCGCCAAGTAGTCACACGGTTCACGGCCGACGGCCGAAAGACAGCCCCTTCCCACACCGGCTCCGGTGCGGGAAGGGGCTGTTCGCTTTTGTCAAGCGGATTTAACGGTTCGAGTGTCCGCATACCGACCGTGACGCTCCGGATGGTGAGCTAACCGTCCGTTTCGCACGTGTCTGTCTCCTATCCGTTTGTCCGGATTTCGGGTTTTCGCCGTGCGGTGATGTTGTGAAAACGAGACCACTTAAGTGTGGTTTACGGTCGGGGTGTCCCTGAGGATGGCTCCATTGAGCTCGGGTCAATGGGTCACACGCTGTGGGGAGCGTCGACTCACGAGCACACACGATGGGACCGGATTTCGCTGTCAGGGGTGTCAGCGGGAACCGGGTCCTTCACGAATCGACAGTGACTCCTGAGGAGGCAAAAACCCATGCGCGGAGCAACGAGCGCCAAGTGGGTCGCCGGTGCCGTCATCGTGGCGATGGCTGCCACGGCCTGCAGCACCAGCAAGGACGACGCCGGCGCCGCCGGCGGCAAGATCACCGTTGTGCTCGGCGAGCCGCAGCACGGTCTGATCGGCCAGAACACCGCCGAGTCCGAGGGCGCCGAGGTTCTCAACGCCCTCTTCACCGGCCTGGTCGAGTACGACAACAAGACCAACGAGCCGAAGCTGGCCGCCGCCGAGTCCATCGAGACCACGGACTCGAAGACCTGGACCATCAAGGTCAAGGACGGCTTCACCTTCCACAACGGCGAGAAGCTGGACGCCCAGTCCTTCGTCCGCGCCTGGAACTGGGGCGCCAACCAGGAGAACGCCGCCGAGGGCATGCCGTTCTTCGCCAAGATCGAGGGCTCCGAGGAGCTCGCGCCGGGCAAGGACAAGAAGCCCACGGCCAAGGAGCTCAAGGGCCTCAAGGTCGTTGACGAGAAGACCTTCACCGTCACGCTGAAGGAGCCCTTCTCCCAGTTCAAGACCATGCTGGGCTACAACGCCTTCTACCCGCTGCCGAAGGCGTTCGAGGCCGACTCGAAGAAGTTCGGTGAGGCTCCCATCGGTAACGGCCCCTTCCAGATGGACGGCGCCTGGGACCACAACAAGCAGATCAAGGTCAAGCGGTACGACAAGTACCCGGCCGAGGGTCGCGCCAAGCTCGCGGGCGTCACCTTCAAGATCTACGACAACCTGGACACGGCGTACAACGACCTGCGCGCCGACAACATCCAGATCGTCGACAAGCTCCCGATCTCCGCGATGGCCAACGTCTCGCAGGAGTTCGGCGACCGCTACCTGTACAAGCCGGAGTCGGGCGTCGGTTACCTCGGCCTCCCGCTGGAGCAGAACCCGGAGACCTTCGGCAAGCTGGAGGTCCGTCAGGCCATCTCCATGGCCATCGACCGGGACGCCATCACGAAGACCATCTTCAACGGCACCCGCAAGCCGGCCGACGACTTCATCAGCCCGATCATCCCGGGCTACCGCAAGGGCGCCCTCGGCGAGGTCGGTACGTACAACCCGACCAAGGCCAAGGAGCTCCTCCAGCAGGCCGGTGGCATCCCCGGCAACAAGATGGAGCTCGGCTACAACGCCGACGGTGGCCACAAGGAGTGGATCGAGGCCGTCGCCAACCAGCTGAAGACGAACCTCGGTATCGAGGTCACCGCCAAGCCGTACGCCAAGTTCGGCGAGCTGCTGGACGACCTGGGCGCCTCGAAGTACAAGGGCGCGTTCCGCATGGCGTGGTCCATGGACTACCCGGCGGCGGAGAACTACCTCCGTCCGATCTTCTCGAAGGTCGCGATCGAGAACGGCTCCAACTACGGCCACTACAAGAACGAAGAGTTCGAGAAGGTCATGTCGGAGGCCGACAAGGCCACCGACCCGGCCGAGGGTCTGAAGCTGTACCAGAAGGCCGATGACATCATCATCAAGGACCTTCCGTACATCCCGATCTTCACGTACATGTCTTCTTCGGCCTACTCCAAGTCCGTGAAGAACGTCGAGGTCGACGCCCAGGGCCGCATGGACCTGGCGAACGTCGAGCTCAACTAACACCCCTCTTCACTTAGGGGAACTCGGGGGCGGGCAGGCGGAGGCAGGTCTCCGCCCGCCCGCCCTTTCCCCCTGTTCTTGCTGGAGGTCTGATGGGCCGCTACCTCATCCGCCGACTCATACAGGCGATCCCTGTCCTGATCGGTGCCACGTTCCTCATCTATTGGCTGGCCTTCAAGCTCCCCGGTGACCCGATCCAGGCACTGGCCGGAGAGAAGAAAGCCGACCCGATCGTCGCGGCGATGCTGCGCGAGAAGTACCACCTCGACGATTCGTTCCTGTCGCAGTACTGGAACTACATAACCAACCTCGCCCAGGGCAACTTCGGCGAGACCCTCACCGGACGCTCCGTCTGGGACAAGATCACCGAAGCCTTCCCGTACACGATGAACCTGGCGATCGTCGCGTTCATCATCGAGGCGGCCGTCGGTGTGCTCGCCGGCATCATGGCCGCGCTGCGCCGGGGCAAGTTCCTCGACCAGCTCGTCCTGCTCTCCACCCTGTTCGTCATCTCGGTCCCCGTCTTCGTCAGCGGCTTCGTCCTC
Coding sequences:
- a CDS encoding fumarate reductase/succinate dehydrogenase flavoprotein subunit, encoding MTQVERQAWDVVVVGAGGAGLRAAIEARERGARTAVICKSLFGKAHTVMAEGGIAASMGNVNDHDNWQVHFRDTMRGGKFLNQWRMAELHAKEAPDRVWELETWGALFDRTPDGRISQRNFGGHEYPRLAHVGDRTGLELIRTLQQKIVQLQQEDFKEFGDHEARLKVFQECTVTRVLKDRGAQDGPRVSGAFCYERESGRFFVLEAPAVVLATGGIGKSFKTTSNSWEYTGDGHALALLAGAPLLNMEFVQFHPTGMVWPPSVKGILVTESVRGDGGVLRNSEGKRFMFDYVPDVFKEKYAQSEEEGDRWYEDPDHNRRPPELLPRDEVARAINAEVKAGRGSPHGGVFLDIATRMPADRIRRRLPSMYHQFKELADVDITAEPMEVGPTCHYVMGGIAVDSESAAAVGVPGLFAAGEVAGGMHGSNRLGGNSLSDLLVFGRRAGLHAAEHAASAGRAEVSPEEVDAAAAEALAPFQAAEGAENPYTLHQELQTTMNDLVGIIRREAEMAEALERLASLRVRAARAGVEGHRQFNPGWHLALDLRNMLLVSECVARAALERTESRGGHTREDCPAMEREWRPVNLLCRPVEPEPADPAADRIVLVRTRTDPIRPDLLALFEKEELAKYLAEEELYG
- a CDS encoding ABC transporter substrate-binding protein — protein: MRGATSAKWVAGAVIVAMAATACSTSKDDAGAAGGKITVVLGEPQHGLIGQNTAESEGAEVLNALFTGLVEYDNKTNEPKLAAAESIETTDSKTWTIKVKDGFTFHNGEKLDAQSFVRAWNWGANQENAAEGMPFFAKIEGSEELAPGKDKKPTAKELKGLKVVDEKTFTVTLKEPFSQFKTMLGYNAFYPLPKAFEADSKKFGEAPIGNGPFQMDGAWDHNKQIKVKRYDKYPAEGRAKLAGVTFKIYDNLDTAYNDLRADNIQIVDKLPISAMANVSQEFGDRYLYKPESGVGYLGLPLEQNPETFGKLEVRQAISMAIDRDAITKTIFNGTRKPADDFISPIIPGYRKGALGEVGTYNPTKAKELLQQAGGIPGNKMELGYNADGGHKEWIEAVANQLKTNLGIEVTAKPYAKFGELLDDLGASKYKGAFRMAWSMDYPAAENYLRPIFSKVAIENGSNYGHYKNEEFEKVMSEADKATDPAEGLKLYQKADDIIIKDLPYIPIFTYMSSSAYSKSVKNVEVDAQGRMDLANVELN
- a CDS encoding succinate dehydrogenase/fumarate reductase iron-sulfur subunit; its protein translation is MTAYDAAFRVWRGDAQSGELRDFTVEVNDGEVVLDIVHRIQATQAPDLAVRWNCKAGKCGSCSAEVNGRPRLMCMTRMSVFAPEETVTITPLRAFPVVRDLVTDVSFNYAKAREVPSFVPPEGVAAGEYRMAQVDVERSQEFRKCIECFLCQDTCHVVRDHEENKTAFAGPRFLMRVAELDMHPLDAAAEAGLDRKRAAQEDHGLGYCNITKCCTEVCPEGIKITDNALIPLKERAVDRKYDPLVWLGSRIRRRTDTR
- the typA gene encoding translational GTPase TypA; this translates as MPTRHDIRNVAIVAHVDHGKTTIVDAMLKQAGAFAAHQQLDDRMMDSNDLEREKGITILAKNTAVKYHPKDGGAPITINIIDTPGHADFGGEVERGLSMVDAVVLLVDASEGPLPQTRFVLRKALQAKMPVILCINKTDRPDSRIDEVVNETYDLFLDLDADEDQIEFPIVYACGRDGVASLTKPEDGTVPADSDSLEPFFSTILEHVPAPVYDEEAPLQAHVTNLDADNFLGRIALLRVEQGELRKGQTVAWIKRDGTMSNVRITELMMTEALTRKPAEVAGPGDICAVAGIPDIMIGETLADPENPIALPLISVDEPAISMTIGTNTSPMVGRGGTGKGADAKSAVKDRKVTARQVKDRLDRELIGNVSLRVLDTERPDAWEVQGRGELALAILVEQMRREGFELTIGKPQVVTQEIDGKVHEPVERMTIDVPEEHMGAVTQLMGVRKGRMDNMSNHGSGWVRMEFVVPSRGLIGFRTEFLTNTRGTGIAHSIHEGHEPWFGPLVTRNNGSLVADRAGAVTPFAMINLQERGVLFTEPGTEVYEGMIVGENSRSDDMDVNITKEKKLTNMRAASADNTENVIPPRKLSLEQSLEFCRDDECVEVTPEAVRIRKVVLDQKERSRTASRAKSAK
- a CDS encoding ABC transporter family substrate-binding protein, producing MTQRRRRSLALLTSGVLALPLLAGCGAGEDEGGPVAAGQDIATTARDKVADGGVLRWAVDTLPQTLNSFQADADATTNRIAGAVLPQLFTLDAKGRPVANPDYLEKAEVVEREPKQVVLYKLNQQAVWSDGREIGAPDFVAQWRALNGKDSAYWTARNAGYERIEKIERGKTDLEVKVTFVKPYADWRALFSPLYPKQVMGTPDAFNEGARGTLKVTAGPFNLGAVDKKNATTALTRNPRWWGAPAKLDTLVLTAVPRAGRPSALASGKVDIAEIDRAGVDRIALAHRDAGRVDGRHGPGATLTPAQATLSWALAHGPDETKAVEEQESRRKSAEAVRRYADEQKALRGFTVRKSLEPVYTQLAMNGTSGPLTDERVRRAIARALDRKALAEAVLKPLGLPAKPVGSHLALAGQQAYADNSDALGGQDTQAAQALLADAGWRKGGKLTEPVGAKAGAQSAENSAQDDSKTPAGPGTGNDGLYIVGQDDGRNDDGRNDELRSATANLPAGKAGERPDGALPEGVPPILAPGSLAAEQEELLLRQAEALDDGKRAAAEGAGEEGEGDDDKEPAKSTPAPAPAQQSVRTSGAMLAKDGKPLSLRFVLPSGPGSEALRTVGDRISRMLKQVGIATEVKKVADESFFKDHIASGQYDLALYSWPATAYPATDARPIFAKPEPAADGSLLVEQNYTRVGTDHIDQLFDQAVGELDEAQARELMRKADARIWAAAGSIPLYQRPELVATKPSLANAGAFGLGSPRYQDIGWKKPPTAKNKKK